AGCTTGATCACACGAGAAGGTGCTAAGCGTATTGTCGAGTTTGCTTATGAAACTGCTCGTAAAGAAGGTCGTAAAAAAGTCACTGCTGTACATAAAGCGAACATTTTGAAATCTACTTCAGGTTTATTCCTTAAAGTAGCTCGCGAAGTTGCGGCGCAATACCCAGATATCGAATCAACAGAAATGATTGTTGATAACTGCTGTATGCAATTAGTGATGAACCCTGAGCAATTTGACGTGATTGTTACAACGAATCTGTTCGGTGATATTTTATCAGATCTTTGTGCCGGCCTTGTCGGTGGTTTAGGTATGGCGCCTGGCGCTAACATTGGTAAAGATTGCGCCATTTTTGAAGCGGTACATGGTAGTGCACCAGATATTGCCGGTAAAAACTTAGCAAACCCAACGTCAGTTATTTTAGCGGCTATCCAGATGTTAGAGTACTTAGATATGGGCGATAAAGCAGAGAATATTCGAAACGCTATTACTGAGGTGATTGAAAGTGGCGATCGTACAACTCGTGACTTAGGTGGCTCACACGGCACAACAGACTTCACTGACGCCTTATTAGAACGTTTATAATTTTACGAAATTAGTTCATGTTTTAAACATAAAAAAAACCGGCTATTACCGGTTTTTTTTAT
This window of the Thalassotalea atypica genome carries:
- a CDS encoding isocitrate dehydrogenase, which codes for MAKQTITVIPGDGIGPDIIDATLKVLDKAGCNFDYEFADAGLTALEKHGELVPEETMELIKKNKITLKGPLTTPVGEGFTSINVTLRKQFQLYANVRPVISFKGTKARYEDIDIITIRENTEGMYSGLGQTVSDCGETAEAMSLITREGAKRIVEFAYETARKEGRKKVTAVHKANILKSTSGLFLKVAREVAAQYPDIESTEMIVDNCCMQLVMNPEQFDVIVTTNLFGDILSDLCAGLVGGLGMAPGANIGKDCAIFEAVHGSAPDIAGKNLANPTSVILAAIQMLEYLDMGDKAENIRNAITEVIESGDRTTRDLGGSHGTTDFTDALLERL